One part of the Solea solea chromosome 1, fSolSol10.1, whole genome shotgun sequence genome encodes these proteins:
- the camk2n1a gene encoding calcium/calmodulin-dependent protein kinase II inhibitor 1a: MSEVLPYNEGKMSGYGADSEVSQMSFSCGLQDTSAFFAASQAKRPPKLGQIGRAKRVVIEDDRIDEVLKGMTDKSSPGV; the protein is encoded by the exons ATGTCCGAGGTGCTGCCATACAACGAGGGCAAAATGAGCGGCTACGGCGCGGACAGCGAGGTCAGCCAGATGTCCTTTAGCTGTGGACTGCAGGACACGAGCGCCTTCTTCGCTGCGTCGCAGGCGAAAAGACCCCCGAAGCTGGGACAGATCGGCCGAGCTAAGCgag TGGTCATCGAGGACGACCGAATAGACGAGGTCCTGAAGGGGATGACGGACAAGTCTTCACCTGGCGTTTAA